CTGTCTTGGCACCAAAACCTTGAAAAAGGTAGAGCTGTCCTCAAGAATTAACAggaagcggggggagggggtttgggagaagggggtgggattatggacattggaaagggtatgtgctttggtgagtgctgtgaagtgtgtaaacctggtgattcacagacctgtacccctgggtataaaaatatatgtttataaaaaataaaaaattttaaaaaataataaataaaaaataataataataaaaagaaatgcaaattaaaaacacatgcctattagaatggctataataaagataataataaacacagaaaaaaaaaagaattaacaggaAGCATTTCTACTACAAAGTCCCTACATTTTTTCTGtgcaacattaaaaataattgttctatgtacaatgaaaagataaatcCTAAATACCCAAATGACCATTAGCAAGACACAGAAAGTATTTAGAAACTACAAAGTCTCATGtcagatttttcaaaatactgCTCCCATTTGCATATGACTGATTACTATTACTGCTGATGACCAGTCTATCAGTACACTAGTCCGAAGCACAATGTATATGCTTTCTGTTTGAGTCTCTAAATAAGAGATTATATAGCTTAAATGAAGAACTTAACTTTTATAGACTCATAAATGTTAGTACCTCACTGCCAGGATTTCTTGGAAAATTTTGGAAAggactctggatctcaggatATTATTTCTTTGTCCCTTGCCTATACagttaaaagagaagaaaagcggGCAGTTCCCACAAACGGAACAGTAAAACACTGTAAcaccaaggaggaaaaaaaaacgaTTGAAATACATGAAACCCGAAGTAAGCACACATTAACAACACGTGGCCATTTACCTTCACTGAATTCATCTAGCAATTCTTCCTTGGTCCAATTGCAAGAGGTTATTAGAAAAAAGCCTTTCACGTTCAACGCCCCAGACAGGGATTTCACATACTGCTTCCTCTTCTCAATCGCATTGTCAGGATTAAGGCTTATGGCATCAAAAGTTCCTTTGTCAATACAAATATGAAATCCAGACAGCTTTGTGGAAAGATTCAAAAAGTCTTCTACCTATATTAAAAATCAATGTCTTTATGAGAACAATTAACACACAATCTCTCCTGAATTCAAGTGACAATCTGTAAAAGATTACAGATAAAAATACCAATGAATTATGATGgcattttacatataataaatatattttcaactttatagCTAACTTTTATGTGCTTCATTCTAAGATCATTAAAGCTAACATTAGTGGGAGACTAACACTGTTTCCTGGACATTCCAAATCTCTACAAATTTGGAAACAAATCAAAGCCAGGTGTACGGCCTAATAATACCAGCACATAACAGAGCCTCCAAGCCCAGCTTATGAAAGTTATTTCCATCAAAAGTAGAATATTTGACATGTTCTTAAAGATGACAAAAACTATGCTGAACTCAAAACGGGTCATTAGAAATACGAtgattttgggcgcctgggtggctcagtgggttaagccactgccttcagctcaggtcatgatctcagggtcctgggatcgagtcccgcatcgggctctctgctcagcagggagcctgcttcctcctctctctctctgcctgcctctctgcctacttgtgatctctctctgtcaaataaataaataaataaaatctttaaaaaaaaaaaaaagaaagaaatacaatgatTTTTAGCTGATATGATTACCAGTTACGTGACTCAAAGTAAACTCAGTAAAATCAGAAGTTGCTCAGCCCTGACCAGCAGCTCAGCAAGAACTATAGGATAAAATGAATGGCATAAAGCTTAAGAAATCagaagactggggcgcctgggtggctcagtgggttaaagcctctgcctttggcttaggtcatgatcccagggacctgggatagagccccacatcgggctctctgctcggcagggagcctgcttcccttcctctctctgcctgcctctctgtctacttgtaatctctatctgtcaaataaataaataaaatcttttaagaaaaaaaaaaaaggaaagaaatcagaggacTATTTAAACTGCAGTTACTTAACTTTATAAATATCATGCAGTTTAGGTTGTGGAAGTCACACATCAGCATATCATTCATTTTCAATAACCTATTAGTATATTTTAAGCACCTGAGCCAGTGATCCACCACAATTTCATTTAATACAATACTTCGTCAGTGTACTTAATTCTGAAAAGCTACTTTGAAAAACTGAGCAACTAGCTATTATTCATACAACCTTAATACATTAATCATAAACACTGTATTACCTAAAAccctttgattttaaaatgtggatcTTTATGTTTATCTACATTAGAACATGGTTTCTTTCCTCCGCCCTCACACCAAAGTATTCATTATACCTGAAGCAAAGGATGACCTCTATTCTTAGGAGCTAAGTTTAGAGAGGGTCCTATCTGAAACACCTGTATCAAAGTTCCCgttcattcaacaagtatgtCGTGAACACCTATTAAATGCAGGGATTTCTCAGTCACTGAGAATATAAtagtaaacaaaaaaagaaagtgtccGTGTATGAGAATATATCTTATGTTCTCTAAGGgagaaacaacaaataaataagctaaaCAAATAACTTTAGATGAAGTGCTTTGAAGACAACAGAAACAGAATAATAAACACAGTGAGTGACAGGGAAGAGAGATGTTTTGGAAAAGGAGTCAGGAAAGGTCTCAGAAGGTGGTATCTGAGCACAGATGTGACTGATGAGAATGAGCCAAACAAGCTCAGATCTGGGGCAAGAATATTCCAGAGAGAGCAGGTAGAAAGACTGGAAAAGAACAGGCCCGACATGTTTCAGGAGCAGAAAGCAACCCAGTGTGACTGGAATACTGGTGAGAAGAGGAAACCAGGTGAGAAAGGAGGGGCTTTGTAAGGGGGGTGGGGACTCGGATTCCATTCTCAATGCAACGGGgacatttttaaagatcactCTGCTTGCCCTGTGGTAACAGAGGGTGGCAAGAGGAGCAATGGAGAGGGCACGCAAGAAGCCACCGCAGCCACGGAGGCAAGAAATGATGGCGGCTCGGACTTCGGAGGGCACAGAGGAAACAGCAAGGAATGGGCACGTGCCTGATACACTCTGAAGATAAAACCAACAGAAGGAGACACAGGACTTAAGGCAAAGAGAAGCATCAAGGATGACTCTTCCGGTTTTAAGTTTATACAACAGGTGAATGGTGGTATCAgtaacagaaatggaaagatggcAGTAAAGCAGGTTTAAAGAGAAAGTAGGAGTTTCCTTTTGGACTAAATGAGAGACTACTGCTATCTAGGCAGAACTGTAAAATATGCAGTTTTTAAGTCATTCTagagctcagggcacctgggtggctcagttggttaagcaactgcctttagctgacgtcatgatcctggagtcccaggatcgagtacccacatcaggctcccagctccacggggagtctgcttctccctctcatcttctcccctctcatgctctctctctcacacactctctctcaaatgaataaacaaaatctctaaaaggtaaaaataaaaataaataaataaatcattctaaAGCTCAGAGAAGCCTGGGCTAGATCTATAAATCCAAGAGTCATCATCTCCTTATGGATCACAGGACACAAAAATAAACGAACTAATCTTCGGTGGCACTACACCACTTTACGTATCTACAACTTTTTGACCTAGTTAATCCAAAGTTAGCGGCCAGTATTTGTGTGTGTTCACAAACATGAGAATTAACACACTCATAcataaggaagaggagaaaataactTCCCCAAGCTGACTAGACTGAAAATTTTGTTACTTAAAGATGTTTCAATTTGGGTTATTTATAATTAATCCTTAATTTACAAGTTCAAAGATATTGTTAGCAAATATACTCTAGAAATGCTTAAACTttataacttatattttaaaaaatttatagtaaTATAATAGTTACCTTCAACTTAATGTTAGATAAACCCTCTTTCTCTATAATACTTCCAGAAAGCTGTATTGCAGAAGGTGAATAATCAATTCCGGTAATATCAGAGAAACCAAATTTTGCCTAGAGACAGAGAAACAATTTTAtactttagtttaaaataaagttttaacatACTGCTTTGCTTATGAATTGTAACATTCCTTTAGGACTGGGACTGCTTTATTTACATAATAGATCAAGTGACATATACTATCCAATAATCTacagtttaaattttattgtagAATCTAAATAGACACTAAGAGTTCAAATTTATATCAAGTgacaattcatttgtttttatagtatttggtttctattccaaaagaaaattcattctCTCAAAGATAATGAGAATGTACATGTAATATTTTTGCCTTCAAGCAGAAAAATGTAACATGAAACTTCTGATGTTGACATGCTCTAATTCACACATAAATCTGTCAAAAATTTTACTTAGCACAATTAAgttatatgaataaatgaaatgaatacgTAGTAAGTTCTTGAAAAATTTTCCTTCAGTATAACTACAAATCACAATTTTCAACCAGCCAGGTGATTATTAACCACATTACATTTGTACagtatttttttgaaatgttgaCAAAAACTATGTGAGGTAAGTTGTTGGGCAAGTATTAATATGccgggggggcctgggtggctcaatgggttaaagcctctgcctttagctcaggtcatgatctcagggtcctaggatcgagccccgcatcaggctctctgctcagcagggagcctgcttccccctccctctctgcctgcctctctgcctgcctctctgcctacttgtgatttctgtctgtcaaataaataaataaaatatttttttaaaaaaaaagtattaaaatccCCAAAGAATCAAGGCTCAGAGGACATTAAGAGTTTTGAGCCAAGAACTTTAGCGCCAGCTGTTCACTAGCTGTATGAACTTACCTAGAGTGTGTGAGcctgtggcaaaaaaaaaaatgatggcttCCGGTCCTCACCCCACCCCTTAACACTGTGCCGAACATTTTTAGAACAATCAGGCTAAAGgtaatttcaaaggaaatttgaagaagaaaagcagtgtAGCCTGAAATTCTATTCCTGCTCTTCACTATTTACctaatttatttccttctaaacTTAACCTACACCTACACCTTCCATTAAGACTACCTTGACTTTTCACCTAGTGGCTAATTGTAAACTCTAGTTAACACACAAATTATATCccacagaatttttttccctttgattatttttattttaatctcaaGGTCTACCATCCCCACTTTGATGCCAACTCTTTTAGTTGTCCCACTCCGTACTCTTTGACATCttcattttctcccagttttctcTCAAATCCTTCTCTATCAGGAAGCCAGGATAATTCTATTAACTGACTCTTACCAGTTCCCTCTTCTCCCATGCCTATTTATTCTTACAACAGAActtataaaaatatcatatacAGATGTTTTAGGTTTGTAGAACAATCATTCAAAACCTCAAACTATCTGCAACATTTTTCCCATTTGGTTTCTGGCACTGAGTGAAAAATAAGCAGATATTCAAGGAAACAACAACTGATAAGAAACCAAGggagaagggcgcctgggtggctcagtgggttaagccgctgccttcggctcgggtcatgatctcagagtcctgggatcgagtcccgcatcgggctctctgctcggcagagagcctgcttccctctctctctctctggctgcctctctgtctacttgtgatttctctctgtcaaattaataaataaaatctttaaaaaaaaaaaaaaaaagaaagaaaccaagggaGAAGAACTGACATTAGAAAAGACCACAGGAGacccaaataaaataatgatcagaaatcaattttaaaacaactgaaataaatGACAGTTCATGGAGAATTCTGAGACCTGAAAACTGTAACAAAGAACCAAAtgaataacagaaatgaaaaaagcagTAATTAAACAGATTCAAGGGTAGGCTTGACAGTAgattaaacacagaaaaaaaattagtgaattttAAGAAAGGTCAAAAGAAAATACTCCTATTAGGCAAAGAACAAAAGGCACAATcaattaaaaacaggaaacaacataaaaaaacaaaatataacactgtataaaatctaaaataaatgtaataggaCTCTCAGGAGAAGAAATGAGAATGCGGCACGAGAGAAAATGGAATATGGGTCAGAATTGTCTAATACCAATGAAGGACCTCAAGCCACAGACTAAAAAAGCAatataaatctaaagaaaattgaaaaagaaaaaagaaaaccagtactGTGTATCTGATAAAAACCCCAAACAGGAAAACCTCAGAAGCATCCAGGGAGTGGAGGGTAGCGAGAAACACAGGAACAAGAGACTACCTTCGAAGACTAACAGTAAGACTGAAAGCTGACAATAAGTCATAAAGAATGGAAGCCCgaaaatagcaaaggaaaaactGCAGTCTAAAATTTTATGcccagcaaaaaagaaaaaaacccatcaaAAATGTAGGTGAATCACTTAAAAAGCCCTTTTATAAGCAATGACGATTAAcatcacaaaaacagacaacaaaacatTATGTGCCACAGAAGCAAATATAAATGACCATCTattaagttcattaaaaaaaaaaaaaaaaagcaaactgaatTTGTAAAAATCTCTGAATCAGAGATTATCAAAATTTTACTTTGAAGGAACagggcagggacacctgggtggctcagtcagttaaggcttctgccttcagtttgggtcatgattccatggacctgagatcgagccctgcatggggctccctgctcagtgaggagcctgcttctccctctccctgctgctccacctgcttgtgcattctcgttctctctctctctctcagccaagtaaataaataaaatcttaaaaaaataaaaataaataaaggaatagagCAGAGCAACCCTGTCGGGACCCCTCTCGTTCCTGAAAGGTTTTTTTCCtgtatccttgcttaataaacttctatcatTTACtcacaagaaggaaggaaagaagggaggtatggaggaagcaaggaaagaaagagagaaagaaaaagaaaagaaaaggaagaaagtaaagaaagaaagtgaaggcAGGCAGGCATAAATATTTTTGGGCTTTCCCAGCCATACAGTCTCTGTCCCAAATATTCAGCTCTACCACCACAGCACACATGCAGGTACAgacaatatgtatataaatgcgtttcaatcagtatttttaaaaacagaggaagGCCAGATTTGACCCTCAAACTGTAGTTTACCGTACCTTATTCTAGATCTAACTTCTGATCTACAAAAATACAGAgtgcagaaaacattttaaatgacagaAGTACAATTAGAAAAATCTACATCATGGAAAATCATTTGGGACTAATAAACTTTACCTTTTACAACAAAAACATCACATAGTTAAGTAAGGAAAAGgtgcaggggaaaaaaagccttaGAGAGACTATCAACCAAATGCAGTATGTAGTCTCGACAGAatagaaattagagaagaaaaagtcCATGAACTTGAAGACATACCAAATCTGATCAACAGAGAAAAATAGGGGGAATAA
Above is a genomic segment from Mustela nigripes isolate SB6536 chromosome 4, MUSNIG.SB6536, whole genome shotgun sequence containing:
- the EEF1AKMT2 gene encoding EEF1A lysine methyltransferase 2 isoform X2, which codes for MLQCLILELEMVFSWLNLLAKFGFSDITGIDYSPSAIQLSGSIIEKEGLSNIKLKVEDFLNLSTKLSGFHICIDKGTFDAISLNPDNAIEKRKQYVKSLSGALNVKGFFLITSCNWTKEELLDEFSEGFELFEELPTPTFSFGGRSGNSVTALVFQKT